The region CACAGTAAATAGTTTTACATACAAAACCATAATTGTGaggcaaggaaagaagaataCTGGGAAGTTCAGCCACTCTCAGAGCTTGTTGAACAGCAGCTGACAGCTGCCAACACAGGGCATGTCTTGCAAAAAATGGCCCAGTTCTTCTGCAATCACTTTAGTGCAGAGGAAGGGAGACATGTAAACTATAGGCACTGCCCACCTCACCCCAGTGTAAACACACGCCACTCTTATGGTGAACTCGGTGGGGTAGAGCAAAGGGTCATAGATGGCACAGTACTAATCAATGGAAATTAAATACAGATGAAATGCATATGTCAACCTAAAGAGTGTGCCCAGAAAGGTGTGCAGCCTACAGAAGTCATCTCTGAAATACCAGCAGCTCTTTACGGACTGATTGGTGCTGAAGAGCAGCATGGTCAGCCCCAGGAGGAGGGGAGCAAGGGTGAGAGAGAGGTGCTGGAGGCTGGTGGAGGTGTGttggtggttggttggtggaGCTTTGAATTGCAAAATGACAGCTATGACAGGCAGATTCCTCAGCACTGTGATCAGTGTGCCCAAGGCACAGGCCAGATAAAAGGCCAGGTGGATCCCAAAGATGTGGTGGGTTCCATAGCAGGAGCCATTCACCTCATAGCACAAGATGATGAGCATTCCCTTCTCAGCACTGGGGCCCTGGGCTGAGCTTGTCTCAGTCTTCCCAGGTCCTGCTGCCTCCCCCAGTTCTGCCACAAGCCTGGAGAAGGATTCACCTTCCAGCAGAGGTGCCAGATGACTAATGCGACAAAAACGTAATGAGAATGAAGGCTAGAAGGAGAGAtgtcttttaataaaatactttcattaAAGCCATCAGGTAGTTTCTGTatttcaggtgaaaaaaaaaaaaaaaaagcctgatttATCTGTTTTATATCTCTACTGAAATAAAGAAGCTCCAGGTCAGTGTATTCAACTATTGTGGCATCATTTTTATATTATAGTTTTCTTTCAGCCAGTATCACGAGTAGTGCAGGAGATGCAGAAAATCCAGAGGTGTGTGGGCAAGCAATGAATAAAGAGAAGATCTGCCACAGAAGGAAAACCAGTGCTGAGTAACAGGCATTGGAAGCCAAAGCTCCTTAATGGATTTGAAATCTGACTCTAGTATAATGGTGCACTGGTTCTTGTGAATTTCCCTGGAAATTAAGCTCCAATTTAGTTATGATTGTTTTTATTAAGTAGAAGCTGTGAAGTGATAATTCTAAAACAAGTAATATCTGATTGCCAAGCAAAACCCCTCAGGGCAAGTTGTTAATTTTACAGTGTTCTGGCTATGGGGGTATATATGGATATCCATTGTACTGATGACATAACTATTCAGCaagggaaacagaaatattgttATATGCCCTAAAGATTGCTACCTGGTTTTACTTATGGAATGgctatttaatttttaagttatttaatttgtaattttaacCATAAGAAATACTTGATATTAATGGATTATAATGGATTATTCCAGTAGTCTTTTTAGTAAAACAGATTACTGAATGGTGTGATTTTTAACACTACGACAACTACAGTTAGATACATGGCATTTttctatatgtatttttgttcttgaaaTGACTGGTAtaatagcaagaaattattcCCACCTTTCCCATCCTTTCCAGTAGCAACAAAACACAATAGCAAATCTCTCTTAATTGTATTTCCATAAACTTTTAAATTAGGAACACTTGTAGTAAAATATCTCCTTTTTTAGAATGGGACCTGTACTGCAGAGCACTGAAATCCTTTTCTAAGTATATATCTACTGTCTGAGTGGAAAGCATGAAATGTTATATAAACCAGATGGGGAGTCCCTGTAGGTGTCTAATACACCATAAGGGCATAGAGACACTCTTGTGTATTGGGCAAAAATTGCCATTTACTAAGGAGTTGTTAAAATGTACTTGTGCTCAGCTGCAGTTGAATCTCTGAAGATTTGTATCAGAGTTTGCtgtgaattttctttctttgggtattcccACAAGAAGTTGCAGCTAATGCCAGCTCATCCTGGGGCACCAGTGACCCTCTCCCCATGGAGGCCTCCCTT is a window of Columba livia isolate bColLiv1 breed racing homer chromosome 3, bColLiv1.pat.W.v2, whole genome shotgun sequence DNA encoding:
- the TAAR5 gene encoding LOW QUALITY PROTEIN: trace amine-associated receptor 5 (The sequence of the model RefSeq protein was modified relative to this genomic sequence to represent the inferred CDS: substituted 2 bases at 2 genomic stop codons), with the protein product MLIILCYEVNGSCYGTHHIFGIHLAFYLACALGTLITVLRNLPVIAVILQFKAPPTNHQHTSTSLQHLSLTLAPLLLGLTMLLFSTNQSVKSCWYFRDDFCRLHTFLGTLFRLTYAFHLYLISIDXYCAIYDPLLYPTEFTIRVACVYTGVRWAVPIVYMSPFLCTKVIAEELGHFLQDMPCVGSCQLLFNKLXEWLNFPVFFFPCLTIMVLYVKLFTVANKKARLMNNMSRSLGSQLHVGAFKSAKW